Proteins found in one Labrys wisconsinensis genomic segment:
- a CDS encoding CarD family transcriptional regulator translates to MTSAKKASTKQGFKTGEHIVYPSHGVGKIVSIDEQEVAGFKLELFVITFAKDKMTLRVPTTKVTAVGMRKLAEPALVDKSLETLKGRARIKRTMWSRRAQEYEAKINSGDLIAIAEVVRDLYRSDAQPEQSYSERQLYEAALDRMSREIAAVQDITETDAVKLLEANLAKGPKRGSAKDAEADIDEVAEDEAA, encoded by the coding sequence ATGACGAGCGCGAAGAAGGCGTCGACCAAGCAGGGTTTCAAGACCGGCGAGCACATTGTCTATCCGTCGCACGGCGTCGGCAAGATCGTGTCCATCGACGAGCAGGAAGTTGCCGGCTTCAAGCTGGAGCTGTTCGTCATCACCTTCGCCAAGGACAAGATGACCCTGCGCGTCCCCACCACCAAGGTGACGGCGGTCGGCATGCGCAAGCTCGCCGAGCCGGCGCTGGTCGACAAGTCGCTCGAGACGCTCAAGGGCCGCGCCCGCATCAAGCGCACCATGTGGTCGCGCCGCGCGCAGGAATACGAGGCCAAGATCAATTCCGGCGACCTCATCGCCATCGCCGAGGTGGTGCGTGACCTCTACCGCTCCGACGCCCAGCCCGAGCAGTCCTATTCGGAGCGCCAGCTCTACGAGGCGGCGCTGGACCGCATGTCGCGCGAGATCGCGGCCGTGCAGGACATCACCGAAACCGATGCGGTGAAGCTGCTGGAGGCCAACCTCGCCAAGGGCCCTAAGCGCGGCAGCGCCAAGGACGCCGAGGCCGACATCGACGAGGTCGCCGAGGACGAGGCCGCCTGA
- the fdxA gene encoding ferredoxin FdxA: MTYVVTENCIKCKYMDCVEVCPVDCFYEGDNMLVIHPDECIDCGVCEPECPADAIKADTEKGLESWLELNAQYAKSWPNITIKRDGPADAKEWDGVEGKLQHFSSEPGQGDA; this comes from the coding sequence ATGACCTACGTGGTCACCGAGAACTGCATCAAGTGCAAGTACATGGATTGCGTGGAGGTCTGTCCGGTGGACTGCTTCTACGAGGGCGACAACATGCTGGTGATCCACCCCGACGAATGCATCGACTGCGGCGTCTGCGAGCCGGAGTGCCCCGCCGACGCCATCAAGGCCGACACCGAGAAGGGCCTGGAGAGCTGGCTTGAGCTCAACGCCCAATATGCCAAGTCCTGGCCGAACATCACCATCAAGCGCGACGGTCCGGCCGACGCCAAGGAATGGGACGGGGTGGAAGGCAAGCTGCAGCATTTCTCGTCCGAACCGGGCCAGGGCGACGCCTGA
- a CDS encoding isocitrate lyase/PEP mutase family protein: MPSQFEKAQAFRSLHQRPGAFVIPNPWDAGTARLLASLGFEALATTSAGCAFGLGRPDGEGVLGRDEILANAGVIVAATDLPVSADLEGGFGDEPEACAQTIRAAAAAGLVGGSIEDATGRPETPIHGFEAAVARVRAAAEAARSLPFAFTLTARAENFLHGRADLADTIRRLQAFQEAGADVLYAPGLPSREAIAAVVAAVDRPVNVVAGLREPRCSVAELAELGVKRISVGSSLARAAFGAVRRAAVEMRDEGRFDFAEAAMPYSELNGLFRGYGAA; encoded by the coding sequence ATGCCGAGCCAGTTCGAGAAGGCGCAAGCCTTCCGCAGCCTGCACCAGCGCCCCGGCGCCTTCGTTATTCCCAATCCCTGGGACGCCGGCACGGCGCGCCTGCTCGCCTCGCTCGGCTTCGAGGCGCTGGCAACCACCAGCGCCGGCTGCGCCTTCGGCCTCGGCCGCCCGGACGGGGAGGGCGTGCTCGGCCGTGACGAGATCCTCGCCAATGCCGGCGTCATCGTCGCGGCAACGGATCTGCCGGTCTCGGCCGACCTCGAGGGCGGCTTCGGCGATGAGCCGGAAGCCTGTGCGCAGACCATCCGTGCGGCCGCCGCCGCAGGCCTGGTCGGCGGCTCGATCGAGGACGCCACCGGCCGGCCGGAGACGCCGATCCACGGCTTCGAGGCCGCCGTCGCCCGTGTCCGTGCCGCCGCCGAGGCGGCGCGCAGCCTGCCCTTTGCCTTCACGCTCACCGCGAGGGCCGAGAACTTCCTGCACGGGCGGGCCGACCTCGCCGACACCATCCGCCGGCTGCAGGCCTTCCAGGAGGCCGGCGCCGACGTGCTCTACGCTCCCGGCCTGCCCTCGCGCGAGGCGATCGCCGCCGTGGTCGCGGCGGTGGACCGGCCCGTCAACGTCGTGGCCGGCCTGCGCGAGCCGCGATGCAGCGTTGCGGAATTGGCGGAGCTCGGCGTCAAACGCATCAGCGTCGGAAGCAGCCTCGCCCGCGCCGCCTTCGGCGCCGTGCGCCGCGCCGCGGTGGAGATGCGGGACGAGGGCCGTTTCGACTTCGCCGAGGCCGCCATGCCCTATAGCGAGCTGAACGGCCTGTTCCGGGGATACGGTGCCGCTTGA